One Phaseolus vulgaris cultivar G19833 chromosome 2, P. vulgaris v2.0, whole genome shotgun sequence DNA window includes the following coding sequences:
- the LOC137811747 gene encoding uncharacterized protein, translating into MADPELEAIRQRRMQELMGRRGGANQQNPEQEKAQDDAKREAEERRQMMLSQILSAEARERLARIALVKPEKARGVEDVILRAAQMGQITEKVSEERLITLLEQINNQTARQTKVTIQRRRSVLEDDD; encoded by the exons ATG GCTGATCCTGAGTTGGAAGCAATTAGACAGAGAAGGATGCAGGAGCTTATGGGTCGCCGAGGCGGG GCAAATCAACAGAACCCTGAACAGGAAAAAGCTCAGGATGATGCAAAGAG GGAGGCGGAGGAACGAAGACAGATGATGCTTAGTCAGATATTGTCTGCTGAAGCGCGAGAAAGGC TTGCTCGAATTGCTTTGGTGAAACCTGAGAAAGCAAGGGGTGTTGAAGATGTTATACTGAGAGCTGCTCAAATGGGCCAGATAACTGAAAAA GTTTCGGAGGAAAGACTCATAACACTGCTGGAGCAGATAAACAATCAAACCGCAAGGCAGACAAAAGTTACA ATACAGAGGCGCCGAAGTGTTCTCGAGGATGATGATTAA
- the LOC137809432 gene encoding uncharacterized protein: MNDETFEQIEGATTASEAWTILSTNYKGDDKIKRVRLQTLRRQYELLQMETTETIDVYIDKVIALTNQMKTNGETHSEQAKVEKILRSKGDNHVANCAQEDSNHIQDEEDHTVLMATTSNETPNNQTWFVPVTGKGQILITLKNGDHRYIYDVFYVPDMKSNLLSMGQLAEKGYEMHIVENKLSIFDQKKSLENLSNRNLVNGLPHIHYPDQLCEACIFGKNHRTPFVKKPWRAKFPLELVHTNVFGSITYAHVPNATRSKLDDKVMKTIFIGYKHGGYKLYNPMTKKVIISRDVTFA; this comes from the exons atgaatgacgagacgTTTGAGCAGATAGAAGGGGCAACAACTGCCAGTGAAGCTTGGacaattttgtcaaccaattataaaggtgatgataagatcaagagggtgcgtcttcaaaccctaagacgccaatatgaactgctgcagatggaaaccacagagactattgatgtctatataGATAAAGTTAttgccttgacaaatcagatgaagaccaatggtgaaacacattcggagcaggcaaaggtggaaaagattttgag atcaaaaggtgataatcatgttgccaattgtgctcaagaagacAGTAATCACAtacaagatgaagaggatcataCAGTACTAATGGcaaccacatcaaatgaaaccccaaacaatcagacttg GTTTGTTCCGGTGACTGGAAAAGGGCaaattcttatcacattgaagaatggtgatcacaggtacatctatgatgttttctatgtacctgatatgaaaagtaatttgttgagtatgggACAACTAGCTGAGAAGGGTTATGagatgcacatagttgaaaataaattatcaatttttgatcaaaaaaag agtttggaaaatctttccaacagaaatttagtgaatggtttaccccatattcattaccctgatcaattgtgcgaggcttgcatttttggaaagaatcacagGACACCATTTGTTAAGAAGCCTTggcgtgcaaaatttcctttggagcttgttcatacaaat gtatttgggtcaattacttatgctcatgttCCCAATGCAACAAGATcaaagttggatgataaggtaatgaagaccattttcattggatataagcatgggggatacaaattgtacaatccaatgacaaagaaggtgattattagtcgtgatgttacatttgcctAA